ATAATTCCCGGGTAGTTCAGCGGTAGAACGCCGCCCTGTTAAGGCGGATGTCGCTGGTTCGAATCCAGCCTCGGGAGCAAAATAAAATCGCCATGATGGCGATTTTATTTTGCTCTTGTAGGCAGGTAAAGACCTGTGAAGTAAAACCGCCTAAAACAAAATTAATTATTTTTATAAATAAAATATTTTAAGCAAAAATTTCCGTCAATTCTAGGGAAATGGGGCTTTCGCCCCTTCGAATCCCTGCCTGCCGGCAGGCAGGCTGTCTCCGGAGCACGAAAAATAACATAAAAACTCCAAGCAAAGTCTTGGAGTTTTTATGTTATCGCGTGGCGCAGCCAAAGTGATATTTTGCGTGGCCCCGCGAGGCGCTTGCGCCTTCTGCGGGGCTGATTATTTTTATGTATTATGTCTATCTTTTAGAAAATCAAGGCGATGGATCGTGGTATATTGGTTATTCAGAATTTGACTTCTATTTACTAATTGGCTATAATTGGATATAGTTAATACATCTAATTGTTTATGGCTAAAAACAAACCAACTAATAAAAAATATTGGGAAGTGCTGAAAAGAAAGACCTTGATTGAAAGCGCCGCGGCATCATTGCGGCTTTCGGGCGTTGATATTACCGAGAAAGAAGTTGAGCGAATAATTAATGACACAAAGACCAACTCAATATCAGATAAAGATTTAAATAAAATCTTATCTCCCAAGCAACTCGCTGTTTGGCAGTATCTGCAAAAAGTTGATGAGACTACAACAGGCGAGATTATAAAGAAGACTAAAATTGCTCGACCCACTGTTAAACAAGCGCTTGATAAATTTTTGCGACTCAAGAAGATTGAACGCATTGGGCTTGGCCGAAGCACCCGATATAGAAAAATTGGCTGATTTAGTATTGAAAAACCAAATTAGAATAATGAACTCTCTTGCTCTAATCATTGGAATTATTAAAATGAAAACATAAATTCAGATTTAACCTTTATTGCAGACAGAGAAACCCGCCAGGCGGGTGGCGGGTTTAGAGGGAAAGGTGATTTAATGAAGAAAAATATGACAAAATCATTTACTATTCATGATTTACCAAAAGACGAGCGTCCGCGCGAGCGGTTAGTTAAATTTGGCGAGCAAGCTCTTTCGGCGCAGGAATTACTCCAACTTATTTTAGGTCGAGGCATTGCTGGCGAATCAATTGCGGTTACAGCCCAAAAGCTATTATCTCAATTCGGCAGTCTACAAAAATTATCCGAGGCAAGTATTGAGGAACTTTCTTCAGTAAAAGGCATTGGTTTGGCAAAGGCCGCGCAAATAAAAGCCGTTTTTGAAATTAGCCGCCGTCTTTCCACCCAAACCCCGTCTTATAAAAACAAAGAACTTACTGATCCAGAAAAAGTTTATCGGCTGGTAAAAAGTAAACTTAAAGACTATCACAAGGAGCATTTTTATATTATCGCTCTTAACAGCAGAAACTACTCAATCGCAGAAGTTTCGGTCGGCAGTCTAAACGCGAGTGTTGTTCACCCGCGCGAAGTATTCGCGGAAGCCATTAAAAATAAAGCCGCCTCGGTTATATTCGTTCATAATCACCCGTCAGGCGATCCCGAACCATCACAAGACGATTTAGTAATTACCAAACGATTGGTTGAGGTTGGTAAAATTTTGGGCGTTGATATCATTGATCATGTTATTGTCACTAAAAATAATTATTTTAGCTTCAAAGAACATAAATTAATATAAAAATTATGAGTACTATTTACGAACCACAAAAAGAAAAAGTTATTTCAGAGCCAGAGGAATATTTAAAGCTTGGCCAAAGCAAAGGATATTTTGCGCTGGGTGACAAAAAAATTAAATACTTGGCTATAGGTAAAAAGTATAATTTTTCCGACCCCGAGGAAAAAGTCCGAGCCGAGTATTATTTTGATCTGATTGAAAAATACAATTACCCGGCCAAGCGAATTGAGCTGGAAGTG
The genomic region above belongs to Patescibacteria group bacterium and contains:
- the radC gene encoding DNA repair protein RadC, whose translation is MTKSFTIHDLPKDERPRERLVKFGEQALSAQELLQLILGRGIAGESIAVTAQKLLSQFGSLQKLSEASIEELSSVKGIGLAKAAQIKAVFEISRRLSTQTPSYKNKELTDPEKVYRLVKSKLKDYHKEHFYIIALNSRNYSIAEVSVGSLNASVVHPREVFAEAIKNKAASVIFVHNHPSGDPEPSQDDLVITKRLVEVGKILGVDIIDHVIVTKNNYFSFKEHKLI